The following proteins come from a genomic window of Nostoc sp. ATCC 53789:
- the dacB gene encoding D-alanyl-D-alanine carboxypeptidase/D-alanyl-D-alanine-endopeptidase — protein sequence MRLKTFNQPLGVLLIFLTSQIGFSSIAKAQTQVAPTTTTKSICSTQLGTAIDAVINRPLFSRVRWGILVQPLSSGQTLYSRDAQKYFTPASNLKLLTTAAALQQLGANFRIRTSIYQNGNGVLRVVGRGDPSLSDTQLQTLAQQLKQKGITQIQRLIADDSYIQGDIVNPTWQWEDVQSDYGAPVSSFILNQNIFSLKLVPQAVGKSLQVVWIDPGEAKQWRTINQSITVAQNQPTYVNITRELSGTALRIQGQLTTNSEPSLIDLPVIDPNYYFLRRFRAALATEKIPLGQTLVVTGGVHQEEIAFVESPPLSELLMETLQNSNNLYAEALLRALAGEKPRVKTKTSVDVGLEAVKASLTQLGVDPANYILVDGSGLSRRNLATPEAFVQTLRGMARTPAGYVYRASLPVAGKIGTLKGRFQNTSAEGIVQAKTGTLTGVVSLSGYINAPKYEPLVFSIIVNQSDQPATAVRQVIDEVVVLLTQLQRC from the coding sequence GCACAAACCCAAGTCGCGCCAACAACTACCACAAAATCAATTTGCTCTACCCAACTGGGAACAGCTATAGATGCTGTAATCAATCGTCCCTTATTTAGTCGGGTGCGCTGGGGAATTTTGGTACAACCCCTGTCAAGTGGGCAAACTCTTTATAGTCGGGATGCTCAGAAATATTTTACTCCTGCGTCTAATCTCAAATTGCTGACAACAGCAGCTGCATTGCAGCAATTGGGTGCTAATTTTCGGATTCGTACCTCTATTTATCAGAATGGCAATGGTGTTTTACGTGTTGTCGGTAGGGGAGATCCCAGCTTAAGTGATACTCAACTGCAAACATTAGCACAGCAGCTAAAACAGAAAGGTATTACTCAAATTCAGAGGTTGATAGCTGATGATAGTTATATTCAAGGAGATATTGTTAACCCCACCTGGCAATGGGAAGATGTGCAGTCAGACTATGGCGCACCAGTCAGCAGCTTTATTCTCAATCAAAATATTTTTAGCTTAAAACTTGTACCGCAGGCTGTAGGTAAATCCTTACAAGTAGTGTGGATTGATCCTGGCGAGGCGAAACAGTGGCGGACAATTAATCAGTCAATAACGGTTGCCCAAAATCAACCAACTTACGTCAATATTACCCGCGAATTATCAGGAACAGCATTACGAATTCAAGGACAACTAACAACAAATTCTGAACCGTCTTTAATAGATTTGCCTGTAATTGACCCTAATTATTATTTCTTACGACGCTTCCGTGCTGCTTTGGCAACAGAAAAAATTCCTTTGGGACAAACATTAGTGGTAACTGGTGGTGTTCATCAAGAGGAAATAGCTTTTGTAGAGTCACCACCTTTATCTGAATTATTAATGGAAACTCTTCAGAATAGTAATAATCTATATGCTGAGGCACTATTGAGAGCATTAGCTGGGGAAAAACCCAGAGTGAAAACTAAAACTAGCGTTGATGTTGGTTTAGAAGCTGTCAAAGCGAGTTTAACTCAATTGGGAGTTGATCCAGCAAATTATATTTTAGTAGATGGTTCGGGTTTATCACGTCGTAACTTAGCCACACCAGAAGCTTTTGTACAAACTTTGCGAGGGATGGCAAGAACACCAGCAGGATATGTGTATCGCGCATCTTTACCCGTAGCAGGTAAAATTGGAACCTTAAAAGGGCGCTTTCAAAACACATCTGCTGAGGGCATTGTGCAAGCAAAAACAGGTACATTAACGGGTGTAGTTTCTCTCTCTGGATATATAAATGCGCCTAAATATGAGCCGTTAGTTTTTAGTATTATCGTTAATCAATCGGATCAACCGGCAACGGCTGTGCGGCAAGTAATTGATGAAGTTGTTGTGTTGTTAACGCAGTTACAACGTTGTTAA
- a CDS encoding TerD family protein encodes MVINLQKGQRISLSKEAPGLTKLMCGLGWDIAKRSGGSFFGAFGNTQNCDLDASVICLDKNDKITDIGNVLYFGNLLHKSGAITHLGDNLTGAGTGDDEQIIVDLARLPKEIVKLVFTVNIYDCIARKQEFAQVQNAFVRLVNTSNNQELAKYHLSGSEYKGMTGMIMAEIYNHNNEWKMAAIGNGINVNGLQGLMKVYA; translated from the coding sequence ATGGTAATCAACCTACAAAAAGGGCAACGTATCTCACTTTCTAAAGAAGCTCCTGGGCTAACCAAGCTGATGTGTGGGCTAGGCTGGGATATAGCAAAACGTTCTGGTGGCAGTTTTTTTGGGGCTTTCGGTAATACTCAAAACTGCGACTTAGATGCTTCTGTAATCTGTTTAGATAAAAATGACAAAATAACAGATATCGGTAACGTTCTTTACTTTGGAAATTTATTGCACAAATCAGGAGCTATTACCCATTTGGGTGATAATCTTACAGGCGCAGGTACAGGTGATGACGAGCAAATTATTGTAGATTTAGCTCGACTACCAAAAGAAATTGTCAAACTAGTTTTTACGGTTAATATTTACGATTGTATTGCTCGTAAGCAAGAATTTGCACAGGTACAAAATGCCTTTGTGCGTTTAGTCAATACATCTAACAATCAAGAACTGGCCAAATATCATTTATCTGGTTCTGAATACAAAGGAATGACCGGGATGATCATGGCTGAAATTTACAATCACAATAACGAGTGGAAAATGGCAGCTATTGGTAACGGCATTAATGTTAATGGTTTGCAGGGACTTATGAAAGTCTATGCTTAA
- a CDS encoding TerD family protein — MMSINLSKGERINLSKEAPSLKNAGIGLGWDINVTDTGTVFDLDASIFMLGANGKIPNEKYFVFYNNSQSPDGSVKHEGDSRTGEGLGDDETIQIDLSKVDASVQEIVFVVTIHEADQRKQNFGQVRNSFIRIYDNATEKQIAKYELDEDASAETAIEFGKLYRKDGEWRFQAVGAGYKSGLQSFVERYAA, encoded by the coding sequence ATTATGTCAATAAACCTCAGTAAAGGCGAAAGAATCAATCTTTCAAAAGAAGCACCAAGCTTAAAAAATGCTGGTATTGGTTTAGGATGGGATATCAACGTTACAGATACAGGTACAGTTTTTGACCTTGATGCTTCTATCTTTATGTTAGGTGCTAACGGAAAAATTCCTAATGAAAAATACTTTGTTTTCTATAACAACTCCCAATCACCAGATGGTTCTGTAAAACATGAAGGAGACAGCAGAACCGGAGAAGGGCTTGGAGACGATGAAACAATTCAAATTGATTTGAGCAAAGTTGATGCTTCGGTTCAAGAAATAGTTTTTGTCGTTACCATTCATGAAGCAGATCAAAGAAAGCAAAATTTTGGACAAGTCAGAAACTCATTTATCAGAATTTATGACAACGCCACAGAAAAACAAATTGCTAAGTATGAATTAGATGAAGATGCTTCTGCAGAAACTGCAATTGAATTTGGTAAGCTTTATCGAAAAGATGGGGAATGGAGATTCCAAGCTGTCGGTGCTGGTTATAAATCAGGGCTACAAAGTTTTGTAGAACGATATGCTGCTTAG